AGCAGCTTTTTCATATCGACCTGATCCCCGCAATCACGGCGGAGCCGCAGACCATGCCCAAAACGAAACAAGCCAAATACCAGAACTCAGCCATGCGTCACCCCTCCGGATAAAAAAAGGGGGCAGCGCCCCCTTGCTTTGCGCCGCGCCAGAATTAGCCCTTGAAGCGCTTTTTCACTTGGTCATAGGCAAAGCCGATGGCGACTAGGCCAATCATGGAAATGCAGATCGACGCCACCGCCTGCGCGACCTTGCCGACGGGCATAGCCGCCAAGAACTGATCAATCAGCGCGGAAGAGTCCACCGCGCTAGTACCCGGCAACGGGTCGGCGGCAAAAGCGGATACGGACACCAAGGAAACAACGGCAGCGGCGAAAATTTTGGATTTCAAGCTCATGGGTAAATCTCCTAGCGGTTACGGAACGGTCTGAATAAAAATGAAGCGGCTTTGGCCATGACAAACGATGCGATAACCATCGAGAATGAAAATGACCAATACACGCCGGCTTGTGCCCAATCGACATGCTGGGCTTTTTGAACAGCGGCGTACTCTGCCGCCGACTGAACAACTAGGGCTTGGCATTGTTCAATCGGAATAGGCATTCCAATCAAATTGCCAGTCAAGGGGTCTACTGAGGCGCAAATTGCCATGACAGTTAATGAATCCAAGTTGAACCGGGTGGATATTCGGAAGGCTCAGTTTGCTGAATGTCCCATTCGTCTAATAACTGTTCCCGAAAGATGGAGCGGTCCATTCCCGATTTCGGCGATTGCGTACAGTTATTGACACGAGTCCAAGGGCGGCTAACGCCGCCACGGCTTCGCGCTTCCGCGCTGTAGGCGTGGTCGTCGTCAGCCGCAGCGGAACCGAATAGCGCATTACTGATCGTCCATGTGTGGATGCGGGAAATCGTGATGTCCGATACCGGGACGTTTAGAACGGGATGCATGCCGAGTTGCAACTCCACGCCGCGCACGGTTGACGATTCTTCGCCGTAGCGATTCGTCAGCGGGTCACGGTAAGGACGGCATTTCAATTCACCGCGCTTGATTTGCGCCCCACCTTGCAAGCGGATGTACTCCGCCCAGTCGCTGGCGTCGGCGGCGCGCACCAAGGGCGCCAGCTCAGTGCGCACTTCATCCGCATCCAAGCGCCGCAGTTCACGCCAAACCGTGACCGGTATGCAGCCGATTTGCTGAAACTGTCGAATGCCCCAGCCAGCCCATGCCTCAACCCGCAGCGCGGTTTCGCAGAATCTGGCCGGGTTGGATGGGTTGGATTCGCCGTCATAGTCAGGCAAATCGCCACCGGACGAGGCGCGACCGTCAACGTTCTTGGAAATGTATTTGGCGACATAGCCGCAGGCGGAGCCGTGAATCATGTCGATACGCTTGAAGGTGCAGCGACGCAGCCATGCGCCCTTCTCTGTAGGCTCGACTTGCAATGCGTAATCACGAATGATGCGGCGAATCGTCTTGCGCTCAGCTTCATCAAAGAACAGCACCATATGCCAATGCGGCGTCCCGTCATGGTGCGGCTCAGCTACCCGGAAGCCGTAAACGCGGATGCCCTTGCGGTGGAGCTTGGCCCGTGCCCGCGCCCAGACTTTCTGTAAATGCGCCTGCGCCTCACGCGGCCCGATTTTGGCTTCATAGTTGGGATTCGGCGCACCGGACTTGGAAAGGCGCGCATGAAAGGAGCCGGGACAAGTTAGGGTGTAGAAGTCACAGGCGTGGCCCTGCTCTTTTGCGTAGGTTTCAAAGCCGCGTAGTCTGACCATCAGTTCCGCGCGGCGAATGAGTGGATTGGATGGCGAAACTGCAGCCAAGTCGGCAAGACTGAATTCTTGTCCAAGCTCATTCACGACCAGGAGCGTGGACAGCAATTCATTATTGCGGCGCTTGCGGGCGCGCTTGCGTCTTACGGCATCGTCGGAGGCGTATAATCCGGCGCGATTATGCACACGTCCGGCAAGTCGGGCTCCTCGCTCCGCAAGACGAGCGTGAGCCGTCCTAATCTGGCGACGCCAGAATGATGGGTCAGCGGCGCGGGTCCATACGCTTTCTTCCGTGTGCGGCTGTCGTGTCCAGTCCGGTATGTGAAGATGGTAGAGTCCGGCCAACGCTTCGACATCAGCAAGGGAAGCGCCATGCCCCCGCAACCAACTCGCACGCCGAGCAAGTGCCTTCGCCTTTTCAAGAATGTCATGTTCGTCCAGTAGCAAGCGGCGAGGCATGCCGATTTCGCGGATGGCCTCTGTGGTCATGTTCAGCCATGCATTGGCTTCGGGGTTGCGCAGCCACGATGCGGGCGTTTCGGGCTTGGAGAGCCGAGCGAACCACTCATCACGAAGAGACTCCGCCAGCGCAGACGGCACCCCGTGCAGCCGGGGTTGAAGATATGCGCTGTTCGGAATCAGCAAGGAATGGATGCCGCTCAAGATCAAAGCTCCACGAATTCCAGGGGGGTAAGGAAGGTCAACCCTTTCGGGGTGCGATAGATGGCCAGCTGTTCCGGCGTGTACTCGTTGAAGAACTGCGCGCCGAGCTTGTCTAATTCCACCTTTTCGGAGGCGGTCAACAGATCGAAGCGAACACGGTTCCAGTCCCAAAAGCGCGGATTGTGCGGCATCAGTTCAGGCAGGTTCGGCGCGAGATTCACGATTAAGCCCCCTTGCCTTCAGGCTTGTGCTGCTCTGCCTTGGGGATGCGCTGGGCAATGGCCAGGCTAACCAAGCGCTGGTATTCCTCGACGGTGACCAAATCGCAATCCACTGCGAAGGCGTCGTAGCGGTCAGCGAAGATCGAGGTCGGCGAAAGCATGTAATAGCCCGGCACATAGGGGCGTTGATCGTCCTGCAAGCGGACTTTGATTTCTGTCGGGTAGCGCTTGAGGGTGGCGGTTTCCGGGTCCATCAGGTGGCCGTAAACGATTTGATTGCGAATCTTCCACGGGCCTTTTTCACCAACGCCAGAGCGCTCAGCAACATCAGCTTTTTCAACTTCAACAACGATCATGTCATTTCCTCCTAGTTGGAAAGTTCAGCTTTCAATTGATCAATTACCTGTAATACCCGCTGTTCGAACCCTTTCACGGTGGCAACCTTGCTGCGATAGTCTTCTATGTGCTGCTGAGCAAGAGGCTCCCCGTCGATCACTCTTTCCAAATACACCCGAGCAGCGATATCGCGATCCATTTCGGCCAAGCCCTGTTGCATCCGCAGATTCTCAAATAGCCCCATCAATTCCGATGCCGGCATCTCAATCCCTTTCGGCAATAAAGTGTTTGCATTTCAACTTTTAAAGGCACTTGCTGCCATTGGACGGTTTTCAGCAAGGCGGATGGAGTGCAAAAACGTTACCAACTGGTAACGTTAAATTCAGGCTAACATGACCATCTGGTAACGCTCAACTGAGGAGAAGACATGCGACAAAGCGTTGACTATCTGAAAGAGGCAATGGAAAAGCTGGGTGAGAGCAGTCAGGCGAAGGCTGCAAGGGCATTGAAAATCACCCCGACAGCTCTAAGTCGTTATTTGTCAGGCGAGCGAACCATGGATGAGTTCACATGCATCATGGTTGCAAAAGTGCTTGAAATTAATGGCATAGACATCATTGCCGCAGCTCAGATGGAGCGAGAGAAGGACGCAGAAAGGCGAGCAATTTGGGAGGATTTTCGGAAACAGCTCGGTGTCAAGACGGGAATCGTCGGGCTGGCCGCAATTTTGATGATGGGGAGTCCTGCCCCGGTTAAAGCGTCTGGTAGATTTTTGGCGAAAACACAAGATGTAGTGTTGGAAGTTCATTCAACATCTATATTATGTCAAATCAAGGATGCGGACGATTCTGATGATCCCGACACGCCGAACCTGTCTTCTCGTACAGGTTTTAGTACGTATCCAAATCTGTAGCACTCTTACATTACCCTCAGCCCGCGCAGTGAGTTCGTCACGGATCAGATGGACTTGGCCGTGCTGATGTTCAGCAACGACGATCAAGCGGCAGCCCGCGAAGTCGGCGTGACCGTGGCGCAATGGCAAGCTTGGAAATATGGCGACGAGCCCGTCCCTAAGGTTGTTTGGCTGTATTTGAAGCTCAAGCGTGAATTGGAGCGCATGGGCTCGTGGCGCGGCTTCCAGATCGACGGCGAGCGCCTGATTTCGCCCTGGGGCGATGGCATGCGCTTTGAGGAATGGTTTCAGCTCAAAGAATACCGGCGAGCGTCCAAACTGGCCGAGCAACAAGCCGAGTTGATTGAACAGCTAATGAAGGAACGGGACTTCTACCGCGAGAACTGCCACAGACAGGCGCGTTTCGGCCTG
The Chromobacterium sp. IIBBL 290-4 DNA segment above includes these coding regions:
- a CDS encoding replication endonuclease: MSGIHSLLIPNSAYLQPRLHGVPSALAESLRDEWFARLSKPETPASWLRNPEANAWLNMTTEAIREIGMPRRLLLDEHDILEKAKALARRASWLRGHGASLADVEALAGLYHLHIPDWTRQPHTEESVWTRAADPSFWRRQIRTAHARLAERGARLAGRVHNRAGLYASDDAVRRKRARKRRNNELLSTLLVVNELGQEFSLADLAAVSPSNPLIRRAELMVRLRGFETYAKEQGHACDFYTLTCPGSFHARLSKSGAPNPNYEAKIGPREAQAHLQKVWARARAKLHRKGIRVYGFRVAEPHHDGTPHWHMVLFFDEAERKTIRRIIRDYALQVEPTEKGAWLRRCTFKRIDMIHGSACGYVAKYISKNVDGRASSGGDLPDYDGESNPSNPARFCETALRVEAWAGWGIRQFQQIGCIPVTVWRELRRLDADEVRTELAPLVRAADASDWAEYIRLQGGAQIKRGELKCRPYRDPLTNRYGEESSTVRGVELQLGMHPVLNVPVSDITISRIHTWTISNALFGSAAADDDHAYSAEARSRGGVSRPWTRVNNCTQSPKSGMDRSIFREQLLDEWDIQQTEPSEYPPGSTWIH
- a CDS encoding G5P family DNA-binding protein gives rise to the protein MIVVEVEKADVAERSGVGEKGPWKIRNQIVYGHLMDPETATLKRYPTEIKVRLQDDQRPYVPGYYMLSPTSIFADRYDAFAVDCDLVTVEEYQRLVSLAIAQRIPKAEQHKPEGKGA
- a CDS encoding helix-turn-helix domain-containing protein, whose protein sequence is MRQSVDYLKEAMEKLGESSQAKAARALKITPTALSRYLSGERTMDEFTCIMVAKVLEINGIDIIAAAQMEREKDAERRAIWEDFRKQLGVKTGIVGLAAILMMGSPAPVKASGRFLAKTQDVVLEVHSTSILCQIKDADDSDDPDTPNLSSRTGFSTYPNL